From the genome of Triticum aestivum cultivar Chinese Spring chromosome 3B, IWGSC CS RefSeq v2.1, whole genome shotgun sequence, one region includes:
- the LOC123065794 gene encoding uncharacterized protein, with protein MGNCAASRHAGESWADDGEWEEASSTSDDDHHRRHHHHDGSEEHLSEVTIRITKRQLHELMERKTPGGRRSSTRQLLADIMDSGEVHHHDVHQEEHWRPALRSIPEAVES; from the coding sequence ATGGGGAACTGCGCGGCGTCGCGGCACGCCGGGGAGTCGTGGGCCGACGACGGCGAGTGGGAGGAGGCGTCGTCCACGTCGGATGacgaccaccaccgccgccaccaccatcaCGACGGGTCGGAGGAGCACCTGTCGGAGGTGACGATCAGGATCACCAAGAGGCAGCTGCACGAGCTGATGGAAAGGAAGACGCCCGGCGGCCGGCGTAGCAGCACCCGGCAGCTGCTGGCAGACATCATGGACTCCGGGGAGGTGCACCACCATGACGTGCACCAGGAAGAGCACTGGAGGCCCGCGCTGCGGAGCATTCCGGAGGCCGTCGAGTCGTGA